A region of the Ranitomeya imitator isolate aRanImi1 chromosome 5, aRanImi1.pri, whole genome shotgun sequence genome:
ACCTCTGCTTGATAAACTCATGTGGGGGCGGATTGTGGGATGTGATGGGTCTGTTAGAATTTTAGAAGATCCCCAACTTACAGGATATACAGGATATCTTTGCCCCTGAAGTTTTCAGGTGGTAGATATTGACAATGTTTTTCGTATCATGATTGTTTGTTAAATTGAGATAAACATGGCCTGGATCACATAATCTGTCAGAATgttattaagttggaggggttctAGTCACCCCATGGCAAGTTGAGTGAATGCATTCTGTTCGTCCCTGTGCTACGACACCAAAAATATCTCTTTAGTCCAATTTTACTTTGATGAGAGGAAGAGTTAACTTTGTGTAAATGAATTGTCTATTTTGGTATCTGATTTCCAGAATTGATTTTCCTGTCTTAATTACCTGGACACTGCAGGGGGCCGCAGCTTCAATGGAGCTGAAGTGTTCGCCATCTCTCATTTGCCTTCTTTAAAATAGACCATGTGTTCCCTTGCTATAATTAGCTTTCTCTCTTTCCCATATATTACATATGAAGGGTGTCATATCCCTCCTTGGACATgttttatggattttaatttttctttgTGACACAAATATTTAaggggcattttttttttacaaacccaTTCAGTAACCAGTCCACACTTTCTCTTTATACCTTACGTTTTATTATTGTTCTTTTGCATATAAGAATAAATACATTATATCACAGGTCAATTCCACAtaaaagtataaatatataaataaataaaaaaatgtaaaaattaaataTCGGTTAAGAATTTACAACCAGAATACTTGCACTTAACCAGTGCTATGTAAATTTTTTTGTCGAAATTTGCATAAAACTTGCTACATATGATGAACACGATAGATGTGTGTCTTCCTCTAGTGCCGGAGCTGGAGCCTCTCATCATTTTAGCTGCTCATGGATGATGGGTCGTAGACAGGTGCAGCCCACGGTCACCATCTTTTTCTCCAGTTTGAAGACGGGGACGCATCCTTTTATCTCACGGAGAAGGACGAAGATCTCTTGTCTAATGGGGACGGAATTTAGGTTGGGAACCACATTTCCGTTGGCATCCACGCATCCGGCCATCTCACACTTGGCTTCAGCAATGACAATAGGGTGCCGGTTGATATCTCTGTCATAGCTAAGGGAAGAAAAATAAGAAACGGCAATTTAACTTTAGCTAAactacaatatatacaatatatgtgaagTAATAATAAAAGGGCTTCTAGATTCAAGCCAATGGCCATTGTATCATGTGGCTGATATGGAATCCCTGGGGAAAGGGGGCAGGATAAGTTGGCTCTGTTACGGGATCTGACGTAGGGATCGCCTCTCTATAAATCATACCCAAAAGAGTGCAAGGGACTGACTCAAGGGGCAAACAAGCACAATATCCCCCTATGTAAGTATTACCGAACGCCATGACCCCCTCACCACTATTTTCACTCCTGATTAAAGGTTCACCTTCATCACTACCTTTGTCTGGTATGTGGTTCCCCTTTATGTGGAATATCAGATCTCTGGCAATACTATCCAATTTATTTGCTCAAGAATATGCTGTTAGCTGCTGTTTATATTACTATTACCCCGCAATGAGCGGGGGCGGGGCTTCTGGAATAGTCTAGGGCTGTCTGAATGCTAGTTACACCCCTGCTTAGTGCAATATTTTTCAATACTGTGTTCATGTATCACAATATGTAACATAACATTACATCTTATATATAAAGCCTATCTGATGATATTGGGGAATGCGCATTACCTGTACTCCCATGGAGAGGTGGAGCGCTTATTCACATCCCCACTCATGAGCATGGAGTCCTGTCCCGTCAAGTTCAGGCTGACTTTCACTGTAGTCGGGAGCTTTGTGATGGGAGGACAGACTCCTTTCTTGGGATGATGAAGATCCAGACACTGGACGGACATCAAGGTGGTGACTCCGAGGAGAAGCAAAAGGGCTGAGAACTGAATGTGAGAAGTATATTAGGCCACAATGTGCAGCATAATTATATATGAATTTAATTCAATGTACTGATTATGAGAATGACTAAGATAGCGAGAAAGAGAgccagatacataatagatagataatagatagataataggtagatggtagatagatagatagatagatagatagataaatagatagataatagataaataatagaaagataatagatagatagataatagatagatagatagatagatagatagatagataatagatagataatttttaatagatagataatggttatatgtatgatagataatagatagataatagaaagatagataattaatagatagatagacagatatatttGAGTACATTGTGTATTAatcaaaaataagaaaaataatatataatagataaaaaTGCGGTAATGCTAAAAAATATCACTAAATAATAATCCTCTAAAACAATCATAACTTATTAATGATATACAATAAaatataaaacataaaatagcaatAAACAATAAtagtatgaataatagtgtttatatTAAAACAAAAGTAATCATCTAAATCATAGAAAATAATATAAATATTATTaagataaaaaatgaataaaattaaaTCTAGCAccaatttttttacaaataaaattcCTCGTCAGTATATAGTGGCCCCGCACTTGGTTGCGGCACATTAGAGGCAGCCGGTGGGATTCTTACCTTGCGGGGTGCAGTCAGGATGTCCATGGTGCTGCTGTGTTCTGCTCGCCGGCTGTTGCTGGGCTGGAGCAGGTGAGTGCTGTGAGCTGCTCGATCTTCCcctctacattatatacagagcacgcCATTGAGATCTGGTTCAGCCTGTGGTTTCAGTGTGGAGCGGTTTCCTTTGTGACATTTTTGCACTAAACCAGGTTGGTGTCTAGTAGGAAAGTGTTATCAGAAATCATAGATGGTGAGAAGCTTCCTGAGCTGGAATCTGCTGATATTTAACCCCCTCCGGGAGTCCAGGGTGAGGACTTCAGTAACAGATTTGCATATTGACAATACGTCACAGTGGAAGCAGGTTGTGGTTTTCTGTAATGAGGCTTTCTACTTATTGATGTGCTGCGCGTCCGGCCGCACGTCGGGTGTTTCTATGTATCACTATTTCTGATGCCACCTGACATCTCATTCTCTCTGCATTTGATTATCCAATTTCCAGAAATAtcagttaggctggagtcacacacaacatataaaaaatcggtccattttacacggacgagaatcgcagaaatgttccctgagcagtgatccgtatgtcctccgtgtgcagtgcgaggatgcgattttctcacatgtaagcatccgtgtgacattcgCATGGTGAGatattctcgccggcttgcaaaatggacatataatggatccatggcctcaaatattcgtgaaaacatatacacagtctatatatatatatatatatatatatatataaataaaatatgtatatgtatatatgtcagtgagacacacatatatacagtggggcaaaaaagtatttagtcagtcagcaatagtgcaagttccaccacttaaaaagatgagaggcgtctgtaatttacatcataggtagacctcaactatgggagacaaactcagaaaaaaaaatccagaaaatcacattgtctgtttttttatcattttttttgcatattatggtggaaaataagtatttggtcagaaacaaacaatcaagatttcaggctctcacagacctgtaacttcttctttaagagtctcctctttcctccactcattacctgtagtaatggcacctgattaaacttgttatcagtataaaaagacacctttgcacaccctcaaacagtctgactccaaactccactatggtgaagaccaaagagctgtcaaaggacaccagaaacaaaattgtagccctgcgccaggctgggaagactgaatctgcaatagccaaccagcttggagtgaagaaatcaacagtgggagcaataattagaaaatggaagacatacaagaccaatgataatctccctcgatctggggctccacgcaaaatcccaccccgtggggtcagaatgatcacaagaacggtgagcaaaaatcccaggaccacgcatggggacctagtgaatgaactgcagagagctgggaccaatgtaacaaggcctaccataagtaacacactacgccaccatggactcagatcctgcagtgccagacgtgtcccactgcttaagccagtacatgtccgggcccgtctgaagtttgctagagagcatttggatgatccagaggagttttgggagaatgtcctatggtctgatgaaaccaaactggaactgtttggtagaaacacaacttgtcgtgtttggaggaaaaagaatactgagttgcatccatcaaacaccatacctactgtaaagcatggtggtggaaacatcatgctttggggctgtttctctgcaaaggggccaggacgactgatccgggtacatgaaagaatgaatggggccatgtatcgtgagattttgagtgcaaacctccttccatcagcaagggcattgaagatgaaacgtggctgggtctttcaacatgacaatgatccaaagcacaccgccagggcaacaaaggagtggcttcgtaagaagcatttcaaggtcctggagtggcctagccagtctccagatctcaaccctatagaaaacctttggagggagttgaaagtccgtgttgccaagcgaaaagctaaaaacatcactgctctagaggagatctgcatggaggaatgggccaacataccaacaacagtgtgtggcaaccttgtgaagacttacagaaaacgtttgacctctgtcattgccaacaaaggatatattacaaagtattgagatgaaattttgtttctgaccaaaaacttattttccaccataatatgcaaataaaatgttaaaaaaaacagacaatgtgattttctggatttttttttctgagtttgtctcccatagttgaggtctacctatgatgtaaattacagacgcctctcatctttttaagtggtggaacttgcactattgctgactgactaaatacttttttgccccactgtatatgtgaagAAGCGACGTGCTGTGAAATGCGCGTTGGAGTGCGGGGTAGAGGCACAGGAACGCCAACATGAGCACCGGTAAGGCCCACTATATGCACAATGCACCTTAAAATTAATTGTTTTCCATAGAGATTGTTATATAGGAACTATATAGGTATTGCACTTTATATAGTGACAGTTATTGCCACAAGCATTTTGCACGGTGCACTTTATACCTAGATTACCTCTAAGGGTGACTAATATATTCACCACACTTGTATGCACTACTAGCATTTACTCCCCTTTTTATTGGTGGCTCCTTACCGTGGATTATGTCTGTATGAGCACATTACTTGCAAGCAAGGACATAATACTTACCATATATCACATATACTGTTGCTAATTGTCTTTGCATAAACGTACTATTTTTTCTAGTTATTATTTTTTGTGCCTCCTCCggttttctgtgttttgttttttggtgtCTTTATATTACTCAATAAAATATTTAGCTTTATAATTTTTGCGTTACTAGTAATATTTTCAAGTAGGTTGTTttggttatatacagtggggcaaaaaagtatttagtcagtcagcaatagtgcaagttccaccacttaaaaagatgagaggcgtctgtaatttacatcataggtagacctcaactatgggagacaaactgagaaaaaaaaattcagaaaatcacattgtctgttttttttatcattttatttgcatattatggtggaaaataagtatttggtcagaaacaaaatttcatctcaatactttgtaatatatcctttgttggcaatgacagaggtcaaacgttttctgaaagtcttcacaaggttgccacacactgttgttggtatgttggcccattcctccatgcagatctcctctagagcagtgatgtttttggcttttcgcttggcaacacggactttcaactccctccaaaggttttctatagggttgagatctggaaactggctaggccactccaggaccttgaaatgcttcttacgaagccactccttcgttgccctggcggtgtgctttggatcattgtcatgttgaaagacccagccacgtttcatcttcaatgcccttgctgatggaaggaggtttgcactcaaaatctcacgatacatggccccattcattctttcatgtacccggatcagtcgtcctggcccctttgcagagaaacagccccaaagcaggatgtttccaccaccatgctttacagtaggtatggtgtttgatggatggaactcagtattctttttcctccaaacacgacaagttgtgtttctaccaaacagttccagtttggtttcatcagaccataggacattctcccaaaactcctctggatcatccaaatgctctctagcaaacttcagacgggcccggacatgtactggcttaagcagtgggacacgtctggcactgcaggatctgagtccatggtggcgtagtgtgttacttatggtaggccttgttacattggtcccagctctctgcagttcattcactaggtccccccgcgtggttctgggatttttgctcaccgttcttgtgatcattctgaccccacggggttggattttgcgtggagccccagatcgagggagattatcagtggtcttgtatgtcttccattttctaattattgctcccactgttgatttcttcactccaagctggttggctattgcagattcagtcttcacagcctggtgcagggctacaattttgtttctggtgtcctttgacagctctttggtcttcaccatagtggagtttggagtcagactgtttaagggtgtgcacaggtgtctttttatactgataacaagtttaaacaggtgccattactacaggtaatgagtggaggaaagagaagactcttaaagaagaagttacaggtctgtgagagccagaaatcttgattgtttgtttctgaccaaatacttatttttcaccataatatgcaaataaaatgataaaaaaacagacaatgtgattttctggatttttttttctcagtttgtctcccatagttgaggtctacctatgatgtaaattacagacgcctctcatctttttaagtggtggaacttgcactattgctgactgactaaatacttttttgccccactgtatatatatatatttatttatttatttatatttatatttatatttcatacagagctagatagcagaaaagccggtaattccattGTCGGCTTTTGTTAAATCATTattgaacccgacaggatatgagacatggttacatacagtaaaccatttcatatccgttagatttttatatgtccctcactaatacagTTAGtagtgtgtctgtgtgtaaaattttggagctgtaggtgttaaattaaaggattaattcactggcgcgggctcccgcgcaattttctccgccagagagggaaagctagggagtgagggaagatattaatagtctagagagggaccatggatattgccccccccgcccccagctaaaaacattttcccccagccaccccagaaaaggcacatctgtaagatgattagtctctctcttcccactgcactgtagcattggcatatggggtaatgaggggttaatgtcaccttgctgttgtaaggtgacatcaagcctggttaataatggagaggtgtcaataagacacctattcattattaatccaatagtatgaaagggttaaaaatgcaCATGcatattaagaataaagtattttaatgaaataatgaaacacacaggtttaatatctttattgcacgctaaatccaagtgaagccctcgttctcctgtaaaaaattccaaaataaaaaagcaacaatatcccatacctgtccgccgtacagtaaaGTCCCATACAGTAATCCATATCTGTTGGCATTTAtattttacaaccgggagcgctgctaatgcagctgtaaacgactggggaatgaatgaaatgcagggagcggagcttcggcgactagcggtgacgtcaccgaagctgcgcaCCCTTCCTGCATGAATTCAAATGAACTATTCAGCCTGGGAAAATgccatcaggcggccctcactCTAATTTTAGAGGACCAGCAGCCAGCACTTAGTAAGCATTTTTGGCGGGCCAGCAGCCAGCTATGTTTTGCATAGCCATATATTGCAATATAATgtatccatctgaggtgggcacatTTTCTTTTAAGTCACAATACTGTAAAATTTGAAACTTCAAGGGCCAGCGGGTGGCCCTCACAATTTACAAAGGCACAGCAGGCGGCCCCACTATTTTTAGACGGAAAgcaggcatcttgtggacagatgagaccaagatagctttttggtaaagcacatctttctcctgtttactgtaaatggaatgaggcctaaaaataaaagaaaatgacaGTAGttaagtcaaatatggtggaggttcaaagaaatgtaggggttgttttgctgcttctgaCCCTGGGTGCCTTGATTGTGTGCAAGGCGTCATGACTAGAGATggacgaacccaaacagtaaagttcagggtctgtacacgtaacacctactgttcgggcatggaccccgaacacagacttcaccaggaagtctgttttACTGTTCAAGCTCAGcatcccgaacaccgggtgtttctcgAGCGAGAGTGGTAAAATAATTACTGCCGGTCAGAAAGTCGCATGGAAACCACGGCTgcctgaccagcggtaatgatttaCCACCAATCAGGGGCAGTGTTTCCTGCACttccatgcacatgacagcatggcaaacgctGGATATTCAGGccttccattcaagtgaatgaggtccAGATTCAGGAAGTGTGCTGGTACGCGAACCCGAACTTTTCTTAACTGCTCGGCCAAACCCGCCGGACCCCATGACCCatactaggtcatgggtcttctagcaggacagtgaccccaaacatactaaagctaaagcagcacaggtgcatttattatcaggggcctgctgcacccggcgagtgcatttgtcatctgacaagctttggtgagtttgctcttcatgttgtgttttttttttaaatttttctatgttagctgtttttgatattagagtaggactcgGAAGTTTATGAGGACCCTTGAAGTTGGGTTGCGGGCtaatccattttggccaaaattatAACTAAcacctcatctaatgtattatatacatttaATTTtccatcttttttgcactttttatcatctttttgcagggtgcagcagagcccctttatgttgttccttgtgtgttgcatgtatatatatatatagtgctggacagcccgcctgctaatactatgggcatgatcaataggttgtccagacactgtgcatcacatttatctgtgtgaatagtgtcttatggaagccttacctgtgtgcattttttctactaggcagccaacccctctaatgtttatGCGagcgggtggttgctctcatcagtgggttgcacctgtgctgctttagcatttattatcaggggcctgctgcaccctgcgagtgcatttgtcatctgaaaagctttggtgagtttgctcttcatgttgtgcgAAACAGTGAATGGACACGTTAAATCAGATAATTTTGCATGCTTTTCTGAGTACAGAACACCGaaaaaaacatgaatcggtcaaagagtccatggaaaaaagcagtagcaaggcttagaatttacaagccaataatccctgactagatgcctgtcatacgctaTACCCCCTCCAACACCTCAACATAGACAAATTGCAGATAATCACCACCACTAAgattgcaccactcaccatcttttcAAGAACTGcaaagatgtcagacatccatgcacactcatcagctcttatgtgcagaggctgaccagaataatGACATGCATGGTGTATCTGGTATTCTATTACtgacctctgctgctcacaaagctttGCCAAAGTATGCAACATTGAGTTCCAATGCGTAGTGACattgcacaccagtcggtgagctggaagttgcaaatgcTGCTGCTGCATTGCCAAGGCGGCGGCAGCTATAGCTGAACTGCAGAAATGGGCAAACACGTGGCTTACTTTCACAAGACGCTCAGGCAGATCTAGGGGGGTTTGAAGGCAGGTACAGGTGCGATGTTGACAAGCTTCAGACCCACCACCAGGTTACGTCCATTGCCACACATGagcatgcctgttgtgaattctgttgtcaagctccctcctgtggtcatgaatggtacttcggctggttctgtccatgggcttcctctggtggttgtgagtggagctgcggcttctgagtttccttccacaggtgacgaggttaattcgttagctggctgctctatttaactatgttccagtattggtctagttctctcctggatcattcttgtgacctgtcttcccagcagaagctaagttcctgcttgtttttctctggtttgatatttttctgtccagcttgctattttgatttttgtcttgcttgctggaagctctgggacgcagagggagcgcctccgcaccgtgagtcggtgcggagggtctttttgcgccctctgcgtggtctttttgtagttttttgtgctgaccgcaaagttgcctttcctatactctgtctgttcagtaagtcgggcctcactttgctaaatctatttcatctctgtgtttgtaattttcatctttactcacagtcattatatgtggggggctgccttttcctttgtggaatttctctgaggcaaggtaggctttatttttctatctctagggctagctagtttcttaggctgtgtcgagttgcatagggagcgttaggagcaatccacggctgtttctagtgtgtgtgataggattagggattgcggtcagcagagttcccacgtctcagagctcatcctatattattagtaactatcaggtcattccgtgtgctcttaaccaccaggtccattattgtccttaccaccaggtcacaacagtacaggtggcccaaagtattaatgcatctcaatagagggataagagaagttctgagaccatttttttttctttgcagtgtgttttgtctctcttttcccctttacctctgggtggttcaggatacaggtgtagatatggacattcaaggtctgtcctcttgtatggataatctcactgcaagggtacaaaacattcaagattttgtggttcagaatacgatgttagagcctaggattccaattcctgattttttgggggggatagatctaagtttttgaatttcaaaaataattgtaaattgtttcttgctttgaaacctcgctcaggtgaccctgttcaacaagtgaaaatcattatttctttgttacgtggcgaccctcaagactgggcattttcccttgcgccaggagatccggcattgcgtgatgttgatgcgtt
Encoded here:
- the LOC138680977 gene encoding interleukin-17F-like, producing MDILTAPRKFSALLLLLGVTTLMSVQCLDLHHPKKGVCPPITKLPTTVKVSLNLTGQDSMLMSGDVNKRSTSPWEYSYDRDINRHPIVIAEAKCEMAGCVDANGNVVPNLNSVPIRQEIFVLLREIKGCVPVFKLEKKMVTVGCTCLRPIIHEQLK